TGTTCGCTCGCTGCCTGCCACGGTTGCCATTCTGCTTAATCTCCCGCTTGCGCTGGTTGGGGGTCTTGTCGCGGTTCTGCTCAGTGGCAGTGTGCTTTCCGTGGCATCACTGATCGGATTCATCACCCTGTTCGGCGTGGCAGTCCGCAATGGCCTTCTGCTGGTTGACAACTACAACCGACGTCATCAGAGAGGTGAGAGCCTGAAGGCGTTGATCCGGGCCGGCACCCTTGACCGTCTCAACGCGATTCTGATGACCGCCCTCACCTCATCGCTGGGGATGTTGCCTTTAGCGCTGGCCTTTGGCGCCGGCAACGAGATTCTGCAGCCGCTGGCGATTGTGGTGCTGGGTGGTTTGATCACGTCGACCCTGCTCACGCTGGTTGTGATTCCGGCCCTGTACGCGCGATTTGGATCCAGGCTTCTTGCTGATGCAACCCTCTGAACATTCAGGAGTCATCCTGATCAACCGTGGCTAGCAAAGGATGCAGCTCATTCATCAGCGACGTCCCACCGCTGATCAATTCTTGCGTCGATAGATATGTCACCACGCCCTCCCGGAGGCAGACCAGCACATGATGCGGCCCAACGCCATCTCAAGGCCTGCCATCTGCGCGCCAAGCGTGCCCGGCAGGGTTGGCGGCCCTGGATATTGTTCGGTATCGCATCGCTCTTCTACTTCTACGAGTTCTTTGCACGGGTCGCTCCCGGCGTGCTGCACTCTGAGCTGATCAAGGTTTCCGGCGCCAGCGAAGGTGTGTTCGGTTTCTCCATGAGTCTGTATTTTCTGGCCTATGCGCCTGCGCAGCTGCTTGTTGGCCGTCTGCTGGATCGCCATGGTGTTCGTGCCGTTGCAGCTCCGGCAGCGGTGCTTGTTGCGCTCGGATGCCTCCTTTTCGCCACAGCAGACAACATTGTCCTGATGGGTCTGGGACGGTTCTTCCAGGGGCTTGGCAGTTCCGTGGCCTATCTGGGAGTGATCTATCTCTCACTGATCTGGCTGCCGCCTCAGCGTCACGGCATGGTTCCTGGGATGGTCACCGGCATCGGCACGCTGGGGGCTGCGACAGCGCAGTTTCCCCTGCTGCTGATTTCAGATCACTTCGGATGGAGGATGCCGCTGTTGATCTGCACCGTGGCTGGCATGATCATCGCCTGCTTGATCTGGCTCTATTTACCGAGACGACCGAGCTGGTTCATCGAGTTGATGCGAGAGGACGGCTTCGATCCGAACAGCCCTGAACCGATGGGATTTCAGCTCAACAGAATTCTGCACATCCGCAATCTGTGGATTCTTTCGCTCGCCGCCGCGGGTGTTTATCTGCCGGTTTCTGTGATCGGTGATCTCTGGGGTGTGTCCTTCTTCAGTATCGAGGCCGGTCTTCCTGATGATCAAGCCAGTCTGATCACCACCCTGGTGTTCATCGGCTTCGCTATCGGCGGTGTGGTCTCCGGCCACTGGTCCGATCGCATTGGTCGCCGCAAGGTTCTGTTCACATCAGGTGCCGTCAGTGCAGCCTGCTTTGCTCTGCTGCTCTGTTTCACAAGTCGTCTTCCTGTCAGCCTTGTGGCTGTGCTGGTGGCCGCTCTGGGGCTCACCTCGGGAAGTCAGGCTCTGGCCTTTGTGATGGTGGCCGATACCGCCAAGCGGCATACGCGAGCGATCACGCTTGCCTTCCTCAATTTCATCGTGATGTTTTTCCCGGTGATTGTGCAGCCGACCGTGGGTCTGTTTTCCCAATGGGGGCTGCCGGCGGGAACACGACCCTCATCCATCCAGGAGCTGCAGGGATATGCCGTTGTGGTGGTGGGGATGCTGGCCGCGGCTGGCCTGAGTCTTCTTGTGCAGGACACCAAGCCGCGAGATGAGGAAGGCATTCTGTTGAGTCATTGAGAACAGGCAGGTACCAGCAGTGAAGGAGACGCCATCGACCGTTGATGTGCTCGTTGTCGGTGGTAACGGGCGCGTCGGAGCCTCAACAGTGCGCTGGCTCAACCGGCTCTCCCGCCGTGACGCAGAGTGCACGCCTCTCAGGCTTGCCATCGGCGGTCGCAGCCGGGCCAATTTTGAGGCTGTTAGCAAGCGACTCGATCTCCCGGAGCTCGTCTTCAGGCCGGTGGATCTCGAGGCTGGTCTTGAGTCGCTCGTCGCCGTTGTTCGTGGGGTCAAGTTGGTTGTGCATACGGCGGGACCGTTCCAGGGGCGAACGCAACCTGATCTGCTGCGAGCCTGCATCAATGCAGGGGTGCCGTATTGCGATGTCTGTGATGAGTTCAGCCTCAGTCGACATGCCAAGGACCTCTCGGGAGATGCTGTGGCGGCAGGGATTCCTGCCGTGGTGTCCTGCGGAATCTGGCCTGGAGTCAGTGCACTGATGGCGGCTGAAGCGGTGCAAAAGCTTGGCGGCCCGGAGGTCTGTGAACGCGTGGAGTTCAGCTTTTTCACGGCTGGAACCGGTGGTGCTGGGCCCACCATCGTGAGTGCCACCTTTCTGCTTCTGGCCAGCAGGGTGTTGAACTATGTGAATGGCTGGCTCACGTTCAAAGAGCCATGGACCGAGCGTCGCGTGGTTGACTTCGGTGCAGGCGTGGGTAGCCATGCCTGCTTTCTGCTCGACAATCCGGATGTGCCATCCACCGTTGAAGCGTTGGCCGTTGCCAACTGCGCTTCGCGTTTTGGCACTGCACCGGGAATCTGGAACAGTCTTTTCGCTGCCATGAAACTGCTGCCGAGCGATCTGCTCGTCAATCGCGCTGCGATGCAGGGTCTGGCCCTGTTTTCGATGCCGATCATCCGGGTGGTCGACAAGCTTGTCGGCGCCACCAATGCCATGCGTGTTGATGCGGTCAGCAAGGGTGATTGCGATTCAGGTCTGCCCGCCAAGGTCACGTTGCGTTGCGTGCATGCGGATCTCGAAGATTGCGTCGGTCAGGCCACAGCAGCATTCGCGATCGAGAT
Above is a window of Synechococcus sp. BIOS-E4-1 DNA encoding:
- a CDS encoding nitrate/nitrite transporter, with translation MSPRPPGGRPAHDAAQRHLKACHLRAKRARQGWRPWILFGIASLFYFYEFFARVAPGVLHSELIKVSGASEGVFGFSMSLYFLAYAPAQLLVGRLLDRHGVRAVAAPAAVLVALGCLLFATADNIVLMGLGRFFQGLGSSVAYLGVIYLSLIWLPPQRHGMVPGMVTGIGTLGAATAQFPLLLISDHFGWRMPLLICTVAGMIIACLIWLYLPRRPSWFIELMREDGFDPNSPEPMGFQLNRILHIRNLWILSLAAAGVYLPVSVIGDLWGVSFFSIEAGLPDDQASLITTLVFIGFAIGGVVSGHWSDRIGRRKVLFTSGAVSAACFALLLCFTSRLPVSLVAVLVAALGLTSGSQALAFVMVADTAKRHTRAITLAFLNFIVMFFPVIVQPTVGLFSQWGLPAGTRPSSIQELQGYAVVVVGMLAAAGLSLLVQDTKPRDEEGILLSH
- a CDS encoding saccharopine dehydrogenase NADP-binding domain-containing protein; its protein translation is MKETPSTVDVLVVGGNGRVGASTVRWLNRLSRRDAECTPLRLAIGGRSRANFEAVSKRLDLPELVFRPVDLEAGLESLVAVVRGVKLVVHTAGPFQGRTQPDLLRACINAGVPYCDVCDEFSLSRHAKDLSGDAVAAGIPAVVSCGIWPGVSALMAAEAVQKLGGPEVCERVEFSFFTAGTGGAGPTIVSATFLLLASRVLNYVNGWLTFKEPWTERRVVDFGAGVGSHACFLLDNPDVPSTVEALAVANCASRFGTAPGIWNSLFAAMKLLPSDLLVNRAAMQGLALFSMPIIRVVDKLVGATNAMRVDAVSKGDCDSGLPAKVTLRCVHADLEDCVGQATAAFAIEMLRGRPGLSPAEQTIPAGVWYPAELQAKARNNILQVVSEKALLWEI